Proteins from a genomic interval of Gemmatimonadales bacterium:
- a CDS encoding YkgJ family cysteine cluster protein, producing MTFPSLPCFPCPHDSACCAHGSTLAEEEAAAITARYGDDRIYLTRWGEWRTRVKGGRCAFLVDNACELHDQPFYPLVCRGFPWTDSETGGPYEFDRTICPEFEQRPELVNINPFLGRNGGRKG from the coding sequence GTGACCTTTCCATCGCTCCCCTGCTTCCCCTGTCCGCACGACTCCGCCTGCTGCGCCCACGGCTCCACCCTCGCCGAGGAGGAGGCGGCCGCGATCACGGCTCGGTATGGCGACGACCGGATCTACCTGACCCGGTGGGGCGAGTGGCGCACCCGCGTCAAGGGAGGGCGCTGCGCCTTCCTCGTGGACAATGCCTGTGAGTTGCACGACCAGCCGTTCTATCCGTTGGTGTGCCGGGGGTTTCCCTGGACCGATTCGGAAACCGGCGGTCCCTATGAATTCGACCGGACGATCTGCCCCGAGTTCGAGCAGCGCCCGGAGTTGGTGAACATCAACCCATTTCTCGGCCGCAACGGTGGCCGGAAGGGATAG